The sequence TCTTTTTAGCTGTATAACGGGAGAGGCTAAATCTAAAACATTTGCTCTTAAAGCATTAAGAACCCTAACAACATTTACAATTGCTACGATTGTAGGTGTCATTGTGGTTCCTCCAGCCATAATCTCGGTTTTTATAGTAGGATTATTTGTTGCATTGGGACAAGGCGGGCTATAATTTCAGGAAATAAATAAAAGTTTAGTTTTCATATAATAAATGTGAGAAACTATTAAAATCTTTGAAGTGGCAGATTATCCAATCAAAGATACATCTTCAAGATGATTTTATCCGTTTTTTGCCTCTCCCGGGAATATCTATTCGAGTAGAAAGAAAAACTTTTCGAAAGATATCAACAACTTTTTTATGTTGAGCAATGTTTAGATCTCCTCCAGGGAGATTGCTAAGATGCAGCCAATACAAGCAGCTTTAGTTTGCTTTCCAATTATTTTTTTTGGCTGTTTTTTAAAAGCCACATTATTTACAGGCAGGGCAAGCCAATATGGGAAAGGCAATTCTATGGGTTAGAGGATTAAAGCTAGATAAGGCTACTAAGGAAGTATTATCGCCTATCTAAAAATGAATTTATTTCATTTATAAAAAATAGTTATACTCCTTAATGAGTTAACTGAAATACAAAGTGGTTAGATGGAAAAGTTTGAAGAGCGAGAGTCTTTTGTTACAGTAAACCATGGGCAGAAAATTTTTGGAGTTATTCATAGGCCTCTTGAAGTAAAAAATCCTCCTGTTGTCCTCATGTGTCATGGACTTGGAGGGCATAAAACAGGGCGCTACCGCGTCTATGTGGAACTTGCTGAAGAATTAGTGCGTTCCAATATAGCCGTTATACGGTTTGACTTTCGTGGATCTGGGGATAGTGAAGGAAAATTAAGTGATATAACGATCGAAGATCAGGTGAGCGATGCGTTACAAGTTTTGAAATTTGCTAAGGATCATTATGATTTCGATTTTGATCGACTAGGGATTTATGGTAGATCTTTAGGTGCTGCAATCGCTGTGTTGACTGCATCACGAAAACGACATGTTAAAAGTATAGTTCTTTGGGCTGCTATGTTTAATGGGACACAATGGCAAACGCAACTAGATCTGGTAAAAAATGGACAGATCAGCGAAAGAGACGCTATTGAACTTAGAAGAATTAATGGTCAGGTGGCTTCTTTAGAATTTTATTCTCAGATGTTAAATATGCCTATTAATGAAGCCTTGACCCATCTACACAAAGTCCCACTACTTCTCATACATGGTGAAAAGGACACCCTCATTCCCTTGAACCATTCCATTGGTTATGCTGAAGCTAGAGAAGAAGCTCAAGCAGAAACACTTTTGATTCGCCTTCCAATGGGGGATCACGACTTTACGTTCACAGAAGAGCGTCAAGCCGCCATCATTGAAACATGCCATTGGTTCAAAAAGACACTTGAGGGATGCAACGATGAAAACTCTTCTGCAAAAACTTAAATTTGAAACGGCTATTAACTCACCCCTTTGTTTAAAAAATTTCATCAATTTTTATCTAGAATATGGCAGTGATACAAAAATTAGCCCTGCCTGTTAAACATTGGCAAGTCAAAGCAATCCCTTAAAGAGGATGTCCTTAGTTTTAAAAATTATGCCCTCAAATTAAAATGTCTAAGCTTGTTTCTTTCCCATTCTTTATAGAGATTTTTCTTGTAACGTTAACCGATAAATCTTTATAAAAAAAATAGTATCGCTTGTGTAAAATGAATACGCTTTAAGCCACTCTCATGACAAGCCTACTTATTTAAGCCATCAAAATTGCTTTAAATGAAAAGGTTAAAAATGTCTCGATTCACATTTGCTCTTACTATTGCTCTTATTGTTCTTTTTGGTTTTCTTGCGGTGAATTCAATGAAGAACTCCTATAAGATTTTGCCAATTAATGCAGCTAAAGCTGTGGACCAAGTTCCCTTTTCAGATTGGCATCGGTTTGTTTCTACTGAAGACCAGTTTGCTGTCAAATTGCCGGTTATTCCACAGCATGCCACACAGTCGATTAGAGATCCCCTAAC is a genomic window of Chlamydiales bacterium STE3 containing:
- a CDS encoding hypothetical protein (Product derived from UniProtKB/Trembl:F8LDN6), with protein sequence MEKFEERESFVTVNHGQKIFGVIHRPLEVKNPPVVLMCHGLGGHKTGRYRVYVELAEELVRSNIAVIRFDFRGSGDSEGKLSDITIEDQVSDALQVLKFAKDHYDFDFDRLGIYGRSLGAAIAVLTASRKRHVKSIVLWAAMFNGTQWQTQLDLVKNGQISERDAIELRRINGQVASLEFYSQMLNMPINEALTHLHKVPLLLIHGEKDTLIPLNHSIGYAEAREEAQAETLLIRLPMGDHDFTFTEERQAAIIETCHWFKKTLEGCNDENSSAKT